From Patagioenas fasciata isolate bPatFas1 chromosome 15, bPatFas1.hap1, whole genome shotgun sequence, a single genomic window includes:
- the INTS1 gene encoding integrator complex subunit 1 isoform X2: MNRPKAAAVRRPSAVPKPSAHPPPGDFIALGSKGQSGEGKTAVTLLKPAPPGLPSERKRDAAAALAGPAGLTGLTKRPKLPSTPPLSALGRLAEAAVAEKRAISPSIKEPSVIPIEVVPTVLLDEIEAAEAEGNDDRIEGVLCGAVKQLKMNRAKPDTTLYLSLMYLAKIKPNIFATEGVIEALCSLLRRDASINFKAKGNSLVSVLACNLLMAAYEEDENWPEIFVKVYIEDSLGERIWVDSPHCKAFVENIQTAFNTKMPPKSMLLHGEVGRSGGDLSAGSSPHPSMTEEEDSQSELLIAEEKMSPEQEGQLMSRYDDLAESVEEYVLDMLRDQLNRRQPMDNVSRNLLRLLTATCGYKEVRQMAVQRLEMWLQNPKLTKPAQDLLMSVCMNCNTHTAEDMEVISNLIKIRLKPKVLLNHYMLCVRELLNAHRDNLGTTIKFVIFNELSNARNPNNMQILYTVLQHSSEQAPKYLAMVFQDLLTTKDDYLRASRALLREIIKQTKHEINFQAFCLGLMQERKEAQYAEMEFKERFVIHITDLLAVSMMLGITAQVKEAGIAWDKGEKKNLEVLRSFQNQIAAIQRDAVWWLHTVVPSISKLAPKDYVHCLHKVLFTEQPETYYKWDNWPPESDRNFFLRLCSEVPILEDTLMRILVIGLSRDLPLGPADAMELADHLVKRAAAVQADDVEVLRVERIQLIDAVLNLCTYHHPENIQLPPGYQPPNLAISTLYWKAWPLLLVVAAFNPENIGLAAWEEYPSLKMLMEMVMTNNYSYPQCTLTDEETRTEMINRELQISQREKQEILAFEGHLAAASTKQTITESSSLLLSQLTSLDPQGPPRRPPPHVLEQVKSLNQSLRLGHLLCRSRHPDFLLNIIQRQASSQSMPWLADLVQSSEGSLDVLPVQCLCEFLLHDAADESTSGEEEEEGESKEQRAKKRQRQQKQRQLLGRLQDLLLGPKADEQTTCEVLDYFLRRLSSSQVASRVLAMKGLSLVLSEGGLRDGEEKDHPMEEDSGDSELLQGYQWLLRDLPRLPLFDSVRATTALALQQAIHMETDPQTISAYLVYLSQHAPVEEQGQHNDLALDVARLIVERSTIMSHLFSKLSYCAESDAVLVALLSIFSRYIKRMRQSKEGEEVYSWSESQDQVFLRWTSGETATMHILVVHAMVILLTLGPPQGDGDFYTLLDIWFPEKKPLPTAFLVDTSEEALLLPDWLKLRMIRSEVPRLVDAALQDLEPQQLLLFVQSFGIPVSSMSKLLQYLDQAVSHDPQTLEQNIMDKNYMAHLVEVQHERGATGGQTFHSLLTASLPARRDSAETARSKSSPENTQGQNRIHALSQVRVLGPEDDLAGIFLQLFPLNPDPRWQNSNLRPLALALQQALAQELARVRQGNTQVTGITARLLQAVAALMNSPHSGTLVMAMHRNHFISCPLMRQLYQYQRCMPQDTAFSSLFFKVLMQMLQWLENPAVEDGPLRAQLKALAVQYSSRHRISDVRGGFLHLTEALNFRRDPDLISSTVRAIIATLKSGEKCNVEPELINKVLQGLIETHSPYLEELLTVLFSATVETTARFPAMKPIAVVSSLLLQDKEETPVKKEPDSSSNEAAWLGPSSGLLNDWLEMLDPEVISSCPDLQQKLLFSWNKAGSQVPSFRPYLLALLTHQSSWNTLHQCIRLLLGRNREQRFDPTASLDFLWACIHIPRIWQGRDQRTPQKRREEFVLHLKASELISMVELILAEAETRYQNTEEASCTLIQSRLPLLLSCSHGDLESIKKVTEYLTGCIQQWGSSSVGKCCQDLLLQMYLQLPELLVPLPEMLLTSEGAKDSSTCKLDALVHRFINLLADTSDSKSSESRVWDANMACRKLAVAHPILLLRHLPMIAALLHGRVHLNFQEFRQQNHLTFFIHVLGILELLQPQVFQNEHQAALWDCLLSFIRLLLNYRKSSRHLAAFISKFVQFIHKYITCNAQAAVSFLQKHSDPLHDLSSDNSDLAMLKSLLAGLSLPSKTGVLDRGSDEEKDDEAAAGSLPLVSVSLFTPLTPAEMAPYMKRLSRGQTVEDILEVLTDIDEMSRRRPEILSFFATNLQKLMSSSEESCRNLAFSLALRSIQNNPSIAADFLPTFMYCLGSRDFEVVQTALRNLPEYTLLCQEHAAVLLHRAFLVGMYGQIDTSSQISEALKVLHMEAMI, encoded by the exons ATGAACCGGCCCAAGGCGGCCGCCGTGCGGCGGCCCAGCGCCGTGCCCAAACCCTCCG CACACCCGCCGCCGGGAGACTTCATCGCGCTGGGCTCCAAAGGGCAGAGTGGTGAGGGCAAGACTGCTGTCACTCTGCTGAAACCAGCGCCCCCCGGGCTGCCCTCCGAGCGCAAGCGGGACGCGGCGGCTGCCTTAGCGGGCCCAGCGGGGCTGACTGGCCTGACCAAGCGCCCCAAGCTCCCCTCCACGCCTCCCCTCAGTGCCCTGGGACGCCTGGCAGAGGCGGCTGTGGCAGAGAAACGAGCCATTTCACCCTCCATCAAGGAGCCGTCTGTCATCCCGATCGAAG TTGTCCCCACGGTGCTGCTGGATGAAATTGAGGCAGCGGAGGCAGAAGGCAACGATGACCGTATCGAGGGGGTGCTGTGTGGAGCCGTGAAGCAGCTGAAAATGAACAGAGCCAAACCTGATACCACACTGTACCTGAGCCTCATGTACCTGGCAAAAATCAAACCTAACATATTTGCCACTGAAGGGGTTATCGAG GCACTGTGCAGCCTACTCCGAAGAGATGCCTCCATCAACTTCAAAGCTAAAGGGAACAGCCTCGTGTCTGTCTTGGCCTGCAACCTTCTCATGGCAGCTTATGAAGAGGATGAGAATTGGCCAGAGATCTTTGTCAAG GTTTACATTGAGGACTCCCTTGGGGAGCGCATCTGGGTGGACAGCCCTCACTGCAAGGCGTTTGTGGAGAACATCCAAACAGCTTTTAACACGAAGATGCCTCCTAAGAGCATGCTCTTGCATGGGGAAGTTGGACGTAGTGGAGGGGATCTTAGTGCTG GGAGTAGTCCACACCCTTCCATGACGGAGGAGGAAGACAGCCAGAGTGAGCTGCTGATTGCAGAGGAGAAGATGAGCCCAGAGCAGGAGGGCCAGCTCATGTCCAG GTATGATGACCTTGCAGAGAGCGTGGAGGAATATGTTCTAGACATGCTGCGGGACCAACTCAACCGGCGCCAGCCAATGGACAATGTCTCCAGGAACCTCCTTCGACTGCTGACAGCAACCTGTGGCTATAAGGAGGTGCGGCAGATGGCTGTGCAGAGGCTGGAGATGTGGCTGCAGAATCCAAAG TTGACCAAGCCAGCTCAGGACTTGCTGATGTCAGTCTGTATGAACTGTAACACCCACACAGCAGAGGACATGGAAGTTATCTCCAACCTGATCAAAATTCGTCTCAAGCCAAAAGTCCTTCTCAACCACTACATGCTGTGTGTCAG GGAGCTGCTGAATGCGCACAGGGATAACCTGGGCACCACAATTAAATTTGTGATTTTCAATGAGCTATCAAATGCAAGAAATCCCAACAACATGCAGATCCTGTACACTGTGCTCCAGCATAGCTCAGAGCAAGCTCCAAAG TACCTAGCAATGGTGTTCCAGGATCTTTTGACTACTAAGGATGATTACCTGCGAGCTTCACGGGCTCTACTGCGAGAGATCATCAAACAGACGAAACACGAGATCAACTTCCAGGCCTTCTGCCTGGGTCTTATGCAGGAGCGGAAGGAGGCCCAGTATGCAGAGATGGAATTCAAG gagCGGTTTGTCATCCATATAACTGATCTGCTAGCTGTCTCCATGATGCTTGGCATCACAGCCCAGGTGAAGGAAGCTGGAATTGCTTGggacaaaggagagaaaaaga ACCTGGAAGTGCTGCGCTCTTTCCAGAACCAAATTGCTGCTATCCAGCGAGATGCTGTCTGGTGGCTTCACACAGTCGTTCCGTCTATCAGCAAGCTGGCTCCAAAGGACTATGTGCACTG CCTCCACAAGGTGCTCTTCACAGAACAGCCAGAAACCTACTACAAGTGGGACAACTGGCCGCCTGAGAGTGACCGCAA CTTCTTCCTTCGCCTCTGCTCCGAAGTGCCCATCCTTGAAGACACCCTGATGCGGATCCTTGTGATTGGTTTGTCGCGGGACCTTCCTCTCGGCCCTGCGGATGCCATGGAGCTCGCTGACCACTTGGTGAAGCGGGCTGCGGCTGTGCAGGCGGATG aTGTTGAGGTCCTGAGGGTAGAAAGAATCCAGCTGATCGATGCAGTCTTAAATCTGTGCACTTACCACCATCCAGAGAATATCCAGCTGCCCCCAGG GTACCAGCCTCCAAATCTAGCTATTTCTACCCTCTACTGGAAAGCCTGGCCTCTCCTGCTTGTAGTGGCTGCATTCAATCCTGAAAACATAG GTCTGGCTGCTTGGGAGGAGTACCCGTCTCTGAAGATGCTCATGGAAATGGTCATGACCAA TAATTATTCCTATCCTCAATGTACCTTGACGGATGAGGAGACACGCACAGAGATGATTAATCGTGAACTTCAAATCTCCCAGAGAGAAAAGCAGGAGATTCTTGCATTTGAGGGTCATCTGGCTGCTGCATCCACAAAACAAACCATTACAGAAAGCAGCAGCCTCTTGCTGTCCCAGCTGACCAGCCTGGACCCTCA GGGCCCCCCACGCAGACCTCCCCCGCATGTCCTGGAGCAGGTGAAAAGCCTGAACCAGTCGCTTCGCTTAGGCCACCTCCTGTGTCGCAGTCGTCATCCCGACTTTCTTCTCAACATCATTCAAAGACAG GCCTCGTCGCAGTCAATGCCATGGCTGGCAGATCTAGTTCAGTCCAGCGAGGGCTCCTTGGATGTCCTACCTGTGCAGTGCCTCTGTGAGTTCCTGCTTCACGATGCTGCTGATGAGTCGACCTCAggtgaagaagaagaggagggcgagagtaaggagCAGCGTGCCAAGAAACGCCAG AGACAACAGAAACAAAGGCAGTTGCTTGGACGGTTGCAAGACTTGCTGTTGGGTCCGAAAGCAGATGAACAGACAACCTGCGAGGTGCTTGACTATTTCCTACGACGCCTGAGTTCCTCCCAGGTGGCCTCACGGGTCTTGGCCATGAAG GGCCTGTCCTTGGTGCTGTCAGAAGGAGGACTGCGTGACGGAGAGGAGAAAGATCACCCCATGGAGGAAGACTCTGGTGATTCTGAACTGCTGCAAGGGTACCAGTGGCTTCTGAGAGACCTCCCGAGGCTGCCGCTGTTTGACAGCGTTCGAGCAACAACAGCTCTTGCCTTGCAACAG GCCATCCACATGGAGACAGATCCCCAGACCATCAGTGCCTACCTGGTGTACCTCTCCCAGCACGCACCCGTGgaggagcaggggcagcacaATGACCTCGCTCTG GATGTGGCCCGACTCATAGTGGAACGCTCTACCATCATGTCtcacctcttctccaagctctcgTACTGTGCTGAATCAGATGCAGtgcttgttgctcttctctccaTCTTTTCTCGCTACATCAAACGCATGCGCCAGAGCAAGGAGGGCGAGGAGGTGTACAGCTGG TCAGAGTCTCAAGACCAGGTGTTCCTTCGCTGGACTAGTGGGGAAACGGCCACTATGCACATCCTCGTGGTTCATGCCATGGTTATTCTCCTGACACTAGGGCCTCCTCAAG GGGATGGCGATTTTTACACCTTACTGGATATATGGTTTCCGGAGAAGAAGCCCCTTCCTACTGCTTTTCTGGTTGACACCTCGGAGGAGGCTCTGCTGCTCCCCGACTGGCTAAAGCTGCGGATGATCCGCTCTGAGGTCCCGCGTCTTGTGGATGCAG CCCTGCAGGACctggagccgcagcagctgcttctctTTGTTCAGTCCTTTGGAATCCCAGTTTCCAGCATGAGCAAACTTCTGCAGTACCTGGATCAGGCTGTATCCCATGACCCACAGACGCTGGAGCAGAACATCATGGACAAGA ACTACATGGCTCACCTTGTGGAAGTTCAACATGAGAGAGGAGCGACGGGAGGCCAGACTTTCCACTCCTTGCTCACTGCATCCTTACCAGCCCGCCGAG ACAGTGCTGAGACTGCAAGGTCAAAATCCAGTCCTGAGAACACTCAAGGCCAGAACCGGATCCATGCCTTAAGCCAGGTCCGGGTTCTGGGCCCAGAAGATGACTTAGCAGGCATCTTTCTGCAG CTCTTCCCATTAAATCCAGACCCGCGATGGCAGAACTCAAACCTGCGCCCGCTCGCCCTGGCGCTGCAGCAGGCCTTGGCGCAGGAGCTGGCTCGCGTCCGCCAAGGGAACACGCAGGTGACGGGGATCACAGCGCGGCTTCTCCAGGCAGTAGCTGCGCTGATGAACTCTCCGCACAGCGGTACGCTGGTGATGGCGATGCATCGTAACCACTTCATCTCCTGCCCGCTGATGCGCCAGTTGTACCAGTATCAG CGCTGCATGCCGCAAGACACCGCCTTCTCCTCACTCTTCTTCAAAGTCCTCATGCAGATGCTGCAGTGGCTGGAGAACCCTGCGGTGGAAGATGGGCCTCTGCGTGCTCAGCTGAAGGCCTTAGCTGTGCAGTACTCCTCGAGGCACAGGATCAGTGACG TTCGTGGTGGCTTCTTGCACCTCACAGAAGCTCTGAATTTCCGtcgtgaccctgacttgatcagCTCCACAGTACGTGCCATCATCGCAACCCTGAAATCGGGCGAGAAGTGTAATGTGGAGCCAGAGCTCATCAACAAAG TCCTCCAAGGTCTAATCGAAACTCACTCTCCGTACCTGGAGGAACTCCTGACTGTCCTCTTCTCAGCTACTGTTGAGACCACTGCCAGGTTTCCTGCCATGAAACCAATTGCTGTGGTGAGCTCCTTGTTGCTCCAGGATAAAGAAGAAACACCAGTGAAGAAGGAGCCAGACAGTTCCAG TAATGAAGCAGCTTGGCTGGGGCCTTCCTCTGGCCTTCTTAACGACTGGCTGGAGATGCTGGACCCAGAGGTGATCAGCAGCTGCCCTGACTTGCAGCAGAAGCTACTGTTCTCCTGGAACAAA GCAGGGTCCCAGGTGCCGTCCTTCCGCCCGTATCTCTTGGCTCTTCTCACTCACCAGTCCAGCTGGAACACGCTGCACCAGTGCATCAGGCTCCTGCTTGGCAGAAACCGGGAGCAAAG GTTTGACCCAACTGCATCCTTGGATTTCTTGTGGGCCTGTATTCACATTCCGCGGATCTGGCAGGGCAGGGACCAAAGAACTCCTCAG AAGCGCCGTGAGGAATTTGTGCTCCACCTAAAGGCATCAGAACTGATCAGCATGGTGGAGCTGATCCTGGCTGAAGCAGAAACCAGATACCAGAACACAGAAGAGGCCTCGTGCACACTCATCCAGTCTCGACTGCCTTTGTTGCTCAGTTGTTCTCATGGGGACCTTGAGAGCATCAAAAAAGTAACGGAGTATCTGACCGGCTGTATCCAGCAGTGGGGAAGCAG cTCTGTGGGAAAATGCTGCCAGGACCTTCTGCTTCAGATGTACCTGCAGCTACCTGAGCTCCTTGTGCCTTTGCCTGAGATGCTTCTCACCAGTGAAGGAGCCAAAGACAGCAGCACTTGCAAG cTGGATGCCCTGGTTCACAGATTCATTAACCTCCTCGCAGACACCAGTGACTCCAAGTCATCAGAAAGTCGCGTGTGGGATGCCAACATGGCCTGCAGGAAGCTGGCTGTGGCTCATCCCATCCTGCTTCTTAG GCACTTGCCAATGATTGCGGCGCTGCTGCACGGCCGTGTTCACCTCAATTTCCAGGAGTTCAGGCAACAGAACCACTTGACCTTCTTCATCCACGTCCTGGGGAtcttggagctgctccagccgcAGGTCTTCCAGAACGAGCACCAGGCGGCACTATGGGACTGTCTCCTGTCCTTCATCCGGCTGCTGCTG AACTACAGAAAATCCTCACGGCACTTGGCTGCCTTCATCAGCAAGTTTGTCCAGTTTATCCACAAGTACATCACATGCAATGCCCAGGCAGCTGTCTCCTTCCTGCAGAAGCACTCGGATCCACTCCA TGACCTGTCGTCAGACAACAGTGACCTCGCCATGCTGAAGTCCCTCCTGGCCGGGCTGAGCCTCCCTAGTAAGACTGGCGTCTTGGACAGGGGCTCTGATGAAGAGAAGGATG ATGAAGCAGCAGCTGGCTCCCTCCCCCTTGTCAGCGTGTCTCTCTTCACTCCTCTCACACCAGCTGAAATGGCCCCGTATATGAAGAGGCTTTCTAGAGGCCAAACGGTTGAGG ACATCCTGGAGGTGCTCACAGACATCGATGAGATGTCCAGACGGAGGCCAGAAATTCTCTCCTTTTTCGCT ACAAACCTACAGAAGCTGATGAGTTCATCAGAGGAGTCCTGCCGAAATCTGGCCTTCAGCCTGGCTTTGCGCTCCatccagaacaaccccag CATTGCTGCAGATTTCCTTCCCACCTTCATGTACTGCCTTGGCAGCCGAGACTTTGAGGTGGTGCAGACAGCGCTGAGGAACCTGCCTGAATACACCCTCCTTTGCCAAG AGCACGCAGCGGTGTTACTGCACAGAGCCTTCCTGGTGGGGATGTACGGCCAGATCGACACCAGCTCTCAGATTTCAGAAGCCTTGAAGGTTCTGCACATGGAGGCCATGATATGA